Proteins encoded in a region of the Zea mays cultivar B73 chromosome 4, Zm-B73-REFERENCE-NAM-5.0, whole genome shotgun sequence genome:
- the LOC103653921 gene encoding PH, RCC1 and FYVE domains-containing protein 1 isoform X2 produces MAGGFEWSSSASTTRGVELQQDERALIWYSKERGKRLSLNSVSSVVLGQKTTKLLRLHWPEKESHSLSIIYKNGESSLDLVCKDRDQAECWYLGLTAVISAPCTPLLLIDSTNSRRINSCTNSPPSYIQQRSRLFAVHDGRNFPKVNSLYGSPRLIQNKYLRNNLDCSEPFFSPRQRAWSELDFYLEKISPELVDRVKNNLRDIKSAEIINDQRIMQIPKLKQSEGSNAAADSLKDIFVWGDALGRMSDHGHVSASNISLPRLLKSSEILDVQSIACGEKHAAIVTKQGQVFSWGEENGGRLGHKTSDSVSDPKIIDSLSSTPVKTIAFGAKFTCAVSVSGELYEWGEGIDSLGFGTNQCQRSPWFPHKLIRTSDGISVAKIACGQWHTAIVSSTGKLFTYGHGAFGVLGHGDTRSFVQPKEVESLRGLRVKSVACGPWHTAAIVETSGTLKSNAPGGKLFTWGDAGGEKLGHTDKKSKLVPTRVESLVDCDFTQVSCGISLTAVLTITGVVFTIGSKDHGQLGNPRSDTDSACICMVEGPLKTEFVKDISCGSSHVAVLAMNGKVFTWGKGTEGQLGLGDYVDRSSPTLVEALEDKQVDSIVCSSNSTAAICVHGEISSKDQSVCSSCRLAFRFTRKKHNCYNCGSMVCNSCSSNKVHRAALAPDKSKRCRVCDACFNELNKTAEHGKMSCGSKIQKEPSYLAETRTYTPKLSRMLKEANFIMEKMGSSAQSPGQRNQEPATPNQMQKERWGQVECPDRFKCARDNIPHRLTPKKQTIDDYPMRRMADPVSQKTAAPLTQTTSDRRKEQDLIEKILLEEVKQLQAQVTTLAEECRHRSLKVRLYKRKLEETWLIVRDEATKCEAAEEIIKVLTNQRNALSNKLLDGLELDGSSIVPNPPDKALATCKTPPLNSIRDQHNAEAEEVLDTRSTASSNTVAVDDSAAHQNGRSRASSSSRGYYDDGGTDSTAAPTDSNGVIEQIERGVYITVVTSPSGKKGIKRIRFSRKHFGEAEAQKWWERNESRVFAKYDSVEYLAA; encoded by the exons GATGAGAGAGCACTAATATGGTACtccaaagagaggggaaaacgttTGAGCTTGAATTCAGTGTCCAGTGTAGTTCTCGGACAGAAGACT ACAAAACTTTTGCGTCTACATTGGCCAGAAAAGGAATCTCACTCCTTGTCAATTATATACAAGAACGGTGAATCCTCACTTGACTTG GTCTGCAAAGATAGGGATCAAGCTGAATGCTGGTACTTAGGCCTTACAGCCGTAATATCAGCACCATGCACCCCTTTACTTCTGATTGATTCAACAAACAGCCGTCGGATAAACAGCTGCACGAATAGCCCTCCTAGCTATATTCAGCAAAGGAGTAGGCTTTTTGCTGTGCATGATGGAAGAAATTTCCCAAAG GTAAATTCGCTATATGGCAGTCCTAGGTTGATACAGAACAAGTATCTGCGTAACAATTTGGATTGCTCCGAACCATTCTTTTCTCCAAGACAGAGAGCATGGTCAGAACTAGATTTCTACTTGGAAAAGATTAGTCCCGAATTGGTAGATCGAGTAAAAAATAATTTGAGAGACATAAAATCTGCAGAAATAATTAACGACCAAAGAATTATGCAAATACCTAAGCTCAAACAATCTGAGGGATCCAATGCAGCAGCAGATTCTCTGAAGGACATTTTTGTCTGGGGTGATGCTCTGGGTCGTATGTCAGATCATGGACATGTATCAGCAAGCAATATATCACTTCCAAGGTTATTGAAATCGTCAGAGATTCTTGATGTGCAGAGCATTGCCTGTGGAGAGAAACACGCAGCAATAGTTACTAAGCAGGGTCAGGTATTCTCTTGGGGTGAGGAAAATGGAGGGAGACTGGGACACAAGACAAGTGACAGTGTCTCTGACCCTAAAATCATCGACTCACTTTCCTCCACGCCTGTGAAGACTATTGCATTTGGGGCAAAGTTCACCTGTGCAGTTTCAGTTTCAGGAGAACTTTATGAGTGGGGTGAAGGGATTGACAGCCTAGGGTTCGGGACCAATCAGTGTCAAAGAAGCCCATGGTTCCCGCATAAATTGATCAGAACTTCAGATGGCATATCTGTGGCGAAGATTGCATGTGGTCAGTGGCACACAGCTATAGTATCCTCCACAGGTAAGCTGTTCACATATGGACATGGAGCATTTGGTGTTCTTGGACATGGTGACACACGTAGTTTTGTTCAGCCGAAAGAAGTGGAGTCCTTGAGAGGGTTAAGAGTCAAGTCCGTCGCATGTGGACCATGGCACACCGCTGCTATTGTGGAAACATCAGGAACACTCAAGAGCAATGCTCCTGGTGGGAAGCTGTTCACATGGGGTGACGCAGGCGGAGAGAAGCTGGGCCATACTGACAAAAAGTCAAAGCTTGTACCAACTCGTGTCGAATCGCTCGTTGATTGTGATTTTACTCAGGTGTCATGTGGTATTTCATTAACAGCTGTGCTAACCATAACGGGTGTTGTATTTACCATTGGAAGCAAGGACCATGGGCAATTAGGgaatcctcgatctgacactgacAGCGCATGTATTTGTATGGTTGAAGGGCCACTTAAGACTGAGTTTGTCAAAGATATATCCTGCGGAAGTTCCCATGTCGCAGTCTTGGCAATGAATGGAAAAGTGTTTACCTGGGGCAAAGGCACAGAAGGGCAACTTGGTTTAGGGGATTACGTTGACAGGAGCTCCCCAACTCTAGTGGAGGCCCTGGAAGATAAACAAGTGGACAGTATAGTTTGTTCTTCCAATTCCACTGCTGCAATTTGCGTGCACGGGGAAATCTCAAGCAAGGATCAATCTGTGTGCAGCAGTTGCAGGTTGGCATTTCGGTTTACAAGGAAGAAGCacaactgctacaactgtggttccATGGTCTGCAATTCTTGCAGCAGCAACAAGGTTCATAGGGCTGCCCTTGCACCAGACAAGAGCAAAAGATGCCGCGTCTGTGATGCTTGTTTCAACGAGCTGAATAAAACAGCCGAGCACGGTAAAATGAGCTGTGGATCAAAGATCCAAAAAGAACCGTCTTATTTAGCAGAAACAAGGACATACACACCAAAGTTATCACGGATGCTGAAGGAAGCAAATTTCATCATGGAGAAAATgggttcctccgcacaaagtcccGGCCAGAGAAATCAGGAACCCGCCACTCCGAATCAAATGCAAAAGGAAAGGTGGGGACAGGTAGAATGCCCCGATCGATTCAAATGCGCAAGAGACAACATTCCACATCGTTTGACACCAAAGAAGCAGACAATTGATGATTATCCTATGAGGAGAATGGCTGATCCAGTCTCACAAAAGACTGCTGCCCCTTTAACACAAACTACTAGTGATAGGAGGAAAGAACAAGATTTGATAGAAAAGATACTGCTGGAGGAGGTGAAACAGCTTCAAGCACAG GTAACCACGCTAGCAGAAGAATGCCGGCACAGGAGCCTGAAAGTTCGGTTGTACAAACGGAAACTTGAGGAAACCTGGTTGATAGTGAGGGACGAGGCCACGAAGTGCGAAGCTGCAGAAGAGATTATAAAGGTTTTAACGAATCAG AGGAACGCTTTGTCAAACAAACTTTTAGATGGTCTGGAACTAGATGGTTCCAGTATCGTGCCTAACCCACCCGACAAAGCTCTTGCCACCTGCAAAACCCCACCGCTAAACAGCATCAGGGATCAACACAACGCAGAGGCAGAGGAAGTTTTGGATACGCGATCCACAGCGTCTTCCAACACCGTCGCGGTGGATGACTCAGCTGCGCATCAGAACGGCAGATCTAGAGCCTCCAGTAGCAGCAGAGGCTACTACGACGATGGGGGAACAGATAGCACAGCTGCTCCTACTGACTCCAACGGGGTCATCGAGCAAATTGAGCGTGGTGTGTACATTACAGTCGTTACGTCCCCCAGCGGTAAGAAGGGAATCAAGCGCATCCGGTTCAG CCGGAAGCATTTCGGGGAGGCCGAGGCACAGAAATGGTGGGAGCGGAATGAGAGCAGGGTATTCGCGAAGTACGACAGCGTGGAATACCTGGCAGCGTAA
- the LOC103653921 gene encoding PH, RCC1 and FYVE domains-containing protein 1 isoform X1: protein MAGGFEWSSSASTTRGVELQQSIVALKKGAHLLKCGKRGKPKFCTVRLSYDERALIWYSKERGKRLSLNSVSSVVLGQKTTKLLRLHWPEKESHSLSIIYKNGESSLDLVCKDRDQAECWYLGLTAVISAPCTPLLLIDSTNSRRINSCTNSPPSYIQQRSRLFAVHDGRNFPKVNSLYGSPRLIQNKYLRNNLDCSEPFFSPRQRAWSELDFYLEKISPELVDRVKNNLRDIKSAEIINDQRIMQIPKLKQSEGSNAAADSLKDIFVWGDALGRMSDHGHVSASNISLPRLLKSSEILDVQSIACGEKHAAIVTKQGQVFSWGEENGGRLGHKTSDSVSDPKIIDSLSSTPVKTIAFGAKFTCAVSVSGELYEWGEGIDSLGFGTNQCQRSPWFPHKLIRTSDGISVAKIACGQWHTAIVSSTGKLFTYGHGAFGVLGHGDTRSFVQPKEVESLRGLRVKSVACGPWHTAAIVETSGTLKSNAPGGKLFTWGDAGGEKLGHTDKKSKLVPTRVESLVDCDFTQVSCGISLTAVLTITGVVFTIGSKDHGQLGNPRSDTDSACICMVEGPLKTEFVKDISCGSSHVAVLAMNGKVFTWGKGTEGQLGLGDYVDRSSPTLVEALEDKQVDSIVCSSNSTAAICVHGEISSKDQSVCSSCRLAFRFTRKKHNCYNCGSMVCNSCSSNKVHRAALAPDKSKRCRVCDACFNELNKTAEHGKMSCGSKIQKEPSYLAETRTYTPKLSRMLKEANFIMEKMGSSAQSPGQRNQEPATPNQMQKERWGQVECPDRFKCARDNIPHRLTPKKQTIDDYPMRRMADPVSQKTAAPLTQTTSDRRKEQDLIEKILLEEVKQLQAQVTTLAEECRHRSLKVRLYKRKLEETWLIVRDEATKCEAAEEIIKVLTNQRNALSNKLLDGLELDGSSIVPNPPDKALATCKTPPLNSIRDQHNAEAEEVLDTRSTASSNTVAVDDSAAHQNGRSRASSSSRGYYDDGGTDSTAAPTDSNGVIEQIERGVYITVVTSPSGKKGIKRIRFSRKHFGEAEAQKWWERNESRVFAKYDSVEYLAA, encoded by the exons TCCATTGTCGCTCTCAAGAAAGGCGCACATCTCCTGAAATGTGGGAAGAGAGGGAAGCCCAAATTCTGCACTGTCAGGCTGTCTTAT GATGAGAGAGCACTAATATGGTACtccaaagagaggggaaaacgttTGAGCTTGAATTCAGTGTCCAGTGTAGTTCTCGGACAGAAGACT ACAAAACTTTTGCGTCTACATTGGCCAGAAAAGGAATCTCACTCCTTGTCAATTATATACAAGAACGGTGAATCCTCACTTGACTTG GTCTGCAAAGATAGGGATCAAGCTGAATGCTGGTACTTAGGCCTTACAGCCGTAATATCAGCACCATGCACCCCTTTACTTCTGATTGATTCAACAAACAGCCGTCGGATAAACAGCTGCACGAATAGCCCTCCTAGCTATATTCAGCAAAGGAGTAGGCTTTTTGCTGTGCATGATGGAAGAAATTTCCCAAAG GTAAATTCGCTATATGGCAGTCCTAGGTTGATACAGAACAAGTATCTGCGTAACAATTTGGATTGCTCCGAACCATTCTTTTCTCCAAGACAGAGAGCATGGTCAGAACTAGATTTCTACTTGGAAAAGATTAGTCCCGAATTGGTAGATCGAGTAAAAAATAATTTGAGAGACATAAAATCTGCAGAAATAATTAACGACCAAAGAATTATGCAAATACCTAAGCTCAAACAATCTGAGGGATCCAATGCAGCAGCAGATTCTCTGAAGGACATTTTTGTCTGGGGTGATGCTCTGGGTCGTATGTCAGATCATGGACATGTATCAGCAAGCAATATATCACTTCCAAGGTTATTGAAATCGTCAGAGATTCTTGATGTGCAGAGCATTGCCTGTGGAGAGAAACACGCAGCAATAGTTACTAAGCAGGGTCAGGTATTCTCTTGGGGTGAGGAAAATGGAGGGAGACTGGGACACAAGACAAGTGACAGTGTCTCTGACCCTAAAATCATCGACTCACTTTCCTCCACGCCTGTGAAGACTATTGCATTTGGGGCAAAGTTCACCTGTGCAGTTTCAGTTTCAGGAGAACTTTATGAGTGGGGTGAAGGGATTGACAGCCTAGGGTTCGGGACCAATCAGTGTCAAAGAAGCCCATGGTTCCCGCATAAATTGATCAGAACTTCAGATGGCATATCTGTGGCGAAGATTGCATGTGGTCAGTGGCACACAGCTATAGTATCCTCCACAGGTAAGCTGTTCACATATGGACATGGAGCATTTGGTGTTCTTGGACATGGTGACACACGTAGTTTTGTTCAGCCGAAAGAAGTGGAGTCCTTGAGAGGGTTAAGAGTCAAGTCCGTCGCATGTGGACCATGGCACACCGCTGCTATTGTGGAAACATCAGGAACACTCAAGAGCAATGCTCCTGGTGGGAAGCTGTTCACATGGGGTGACGCAGGCGGAGAGAAGCTGGGCCATACTGACAAAAAGTCAAAGCTTGTACCAACTCGTGTCGAATCGCTCGTTGATTGTGATTTTACTCAGGTGTCATGTGGTATTTCATTAACAGCTGTGCTAACCATAACGGGTGTTGTATTTACCATTGGAAGCAAGGACCATGGGCAATTAGGgaatcctcgatctgacactgacAGCGCATGTATTTGTATGGTTGAAGGGCCACTTAAGACTGAGTTTGTCAAAGATATATCCTGCGGAAGTTCCCATGTCGCAGTCTTGGCAATGAATGGAAAAGTGTTTACCTGGGGCAAAGGCACAGAAGGGCAACTTGGTTTAGGGGATTACGTTGACAGGAGCTCCCCAACTCTAGTGGAGGCCCTGGAAGATAAACAAGTGGACAGTATAGTTTGTTCTTCCAATTCCACTGCTGCAATTTGCGTGCACGGGGAAATCTCAAGCAAGGATCAATCTGTGTGCAGCAGTTGCAGGTTGGCATTTCGGTTTACAAGGAAGAAGCacaactgctacaactgtggttccATGGTCTGCAATTCTTGCAGCAGCAACAAGGTTCATAGGGCTGCCCTTGCACCAGACAAGAGCAAAAGATGCCGCGTCTGTGATGCTTGTTTCAACGAGCTGAATAAAACAGCCGAGCACGGTAAAATGAGCTGTGGATCAAAGATCCAAAAAGAACCGTCTTATTTAGCAGAAACAAGGACATACACACCAAAGTTATCACGGATGCTGAAGGAAGCAAATTTCATCATGGAGAAAATgggttcctccgcacaaagtcccGGCCAGAGAAATCAGGAACCCGCCACTCCGAATCAAATGCAAAAGGAAAGGTGGGGACAGGTAGAATGCCCCGATCGATTCAAATGCGCAAGAGACAACATTCCACATCGTTTGACACCAAAGAAGCAGACAATTGATGATTATCCTATGAGGAGAATGGCTGATCCAGTCTCACAAAAGACTGCTGCCCCTTTAACACAAACTACTAGTGATAGGAGGAAAGAACAAGATTTGATAGAAAAGATACTGCTGGAGGAGGTGAAACAGCTTCAAGCACAG GTAACCACGCTAGCAGAAGAATGCCGGCACAGGAGCCTGAAAGTTCGGTTGTACAAACGGAAACTTGAGGAAACCTGGTTGATAGTGAGGGACGAGGCCACGAAGTGCGAAGCTGCAGAAGAGATTATAAAGGTTTTAACGAATCAG AGGAACGCTTTGTCAAACAAACTTTTAGATGGTCTGGAACTAGATGGTTCCAGTATCGTGCCTAACCCACCCGACAAAGCTCTTGCCACCTGCAAAACCCCACCGCTAAACAGCATCAGGGATCAACACAACGCAGAGGCAGAGGAAGTTTTGGATACGCGATCCACAGCGTCTTCCAACACCGTCGCGGTGGATGACTCAGCTGCGCATCAGAACGGCAGATCTAGAGCCTCCAGTAGCAGCAGAGGCTACTACGACGATGGGGGAACAGATAGCACAGCTGCTCCTACTGACTCCAACGGGGTCATCGAGCAAATTGAGCGTGGTGTGTACATTACAGTCGTTACGTCCCCCAGCGGTAAGAAGGGAATCAAGCGCATCCGGTTCAG CCGGAAGCATTTCGGGGAGGCCGAGGCACAGAAATGGTGGGAGCGGAATGAGAGCAGGGTATTCGCGAAGTACGACAGCGTGGAATACCTGGCAGCGTAA
- the LOC100273616 gene encoding uncharacterized isoform X3, whose amino-acid sequence MPCLEARKPYTITKRRERWTEEEHGRFLEALQLHGRAWRRIQEHIGTKTAVQIRSHAQKFFTKVVRESSPGSNASAGAAPAIQIPPPRPKRKPAHPYPRKADGAAKKPAPELKRLEKTSLRDRVRDEGSPTSVLASARTALRAEVSGSVVANSSSASRSPALSDAGSNERGDGGGSLASSVDREDGCASPRTRAPCTKVLCDAHEVSRLGSGAPVVKLFGNKVVVVKVKDLETDTPPASVAEAARNGSPTNGAAGASSWKPWPELTCLVPRRDGFAAQPIVSPPCAVFYYPQASAQEHQQASEPLDHRRAQREGSSPTGSSVASSAAAESRHGPGQENASDGYAALRAAIPRPTKRASSASFGGRGFVPYKRCAAESEAARPVALALAPGEEADGDLTRLCL is encoded by the exons ATGCCCTGTTTGGAG GCGCGGAAGCCGTACACGATCACGAAGCGGCGGGAGAGGTGGACGGAGGAGGAGCACGGTCGGTTCCTCGAGGCCCTGCAGCTGCACGGTCGCGCCTGGCGCCGCATACAAG aGCACATCGGCACCAAGACTGCCGTGCAAATCCGGAGCCACGCGCAGAAGTTCTTCACCAAG GTGGTCCGAGAATCGTCGCCAGGAAGCAACGCCTCCGCGGGCGCCGCGCCGGCGATCCAGATCCCCCCGCCGCGCCCCAAGAGGAAGCCGGCACACCCTTACCCGCGCAAAGCGGACGGCGCGGCCAAGAAGCCCGCGCCGGAGCTCAAGCGGCTGGAGAAGACGTCCCTGCGCGACCGGGTCCGGGACGAAGGGTCGCCGACGTCGGTGCTTGCCTCGGCGCGCACGGCGTTACGAGCGGAGGTGTCGGGCAGCGTGGTCGCGAACAGCTCGAGCGCCAGCAGGTCGCCAGCCCTGTCTGACGCCGGTTCCAACGAGCGTGGCGACGGCGGCGGCTCGCTGGCCTCCTCGGTGGACCGGGAGGACGGCTGCGCATCGCCAAGGACGAGAGCGCCATGTACCAAG GTGCTCTGTGATGCACACGAAGTGTCGCGTCTAGGATCGGGAGCTCCAGTCGTGAAGCTGTTCGGAAACAAGGTCGTCGTGGTGAAAGTGAAAGACCTGGAAACGGACACTCCGCCTGCGAGCGTTGCCGAGGCAGCCAGAAACGGGAGCCCTACTAACGGTGCCGCAGGAGCGAGCTCGTGGAAACCGTGGCCGGAGCTCACGTGCCTCGTTCCCCGGCGGGACGGCTTCGCGGCGCAACCCATCGTGAGCCCGCCGTGCGCGGTGTTCTACTACCCGCAGGCTTCGGCTCAGGAGCACCAGCAAGCTTCAGAGCCGCTGGATCACAGACGCGCGCAGAGGGAAGGGTCGTCGCCGACAGGTTCGAGCGTGGCCTCCAGCGCCGCCGCGGAGTCCCGCCACGGTCCCGGGCAAGAGAACGCCAGCGACGGCTACGCGGCGCTACGGGCCGCAATCCCGAGGCCGACCAAGCGCGCGAGCTCGGCTTCCTTCGGCGGGAGAGGGTTCGTGCCGTACAAGCGGTGCGCGGCCGAGAGCGAGGCGGCGCGGCCGGTGGCACTGGCACTGGCACCCGGAGAGGAGGCCGACGGCGACCTGACGAGGCTGTGCTTGTGA
- the LOC100273616 gene encoding uncharacterized isoform X1, with protein MPCLEQIPMATGETAVDRREDPRDMDLSGEEHVRPKARKPYTITKRRERWTEEEHGRFLEALQLHGRAWRRIQGTQPRSRPSRSFFIRTRRRTHTLLLRACVRAEHIGTKTAVQIRSHAQKFFTKVVRESSPGSNASAGAAPAIQIPPPRPKRKPAHPYPRKADGAAKKPAPELKRLEKTSLRDRVRDEGSPTSVLASARTALRAEVSGSVVANSSSASRSPALSDAGSNERGDGGGSLASSVDREDGCASPRTRAPCTKVLCDAHEVSRLGSGAPVVKLFGNKVVVVKVKDLETDTPPASVAEAARNGSPTNGAAGASSWKPWPELTCLVPRRDGFAAQPIVSPPCAVFYYPQASAQEHQQASEPLDHRRAQREGSSPTGSSVASSAAAESRHGPGQENASDGYAALRAAIPRPTKRASSASFGGRGFVPYKRCAAESEAARPVALALAPGEEADGDLTRLCL; from the exons ATGCCCTGTTTGGAG CAAATTCCGATGGCGACCGGCGAGACCGCCGTGGATCGTCGCGAGGACCCCCGCGACATGGATTTGTCAGGGGAGGAGCACGTGCGGCCCAAG GCGCGGAAGCCGTACACGATCACGAAGCGGCGGGAGAGGTGGACGGAGGAGGAGCACGGTCGGTTCCTCGAGGCCCTGCAGCTGCACGGTCGCGCCTGGCGCCGCATACAAGGTACCCAGCCGCGGAGCCGCCCTTCTCGTTCCTTCTTCATCAGGACGAGGAGACGCACTCACACTCTTCttctgcgtgcgtgcgtgcgtgcagaGCACATCGGCACCAAGACTGCCGTGCAAATCCGGAGCCACGCGCAGAAGTTCTTCACCAAG GTGGTCCGAGAATCGTCGCCAGGAAGCAACGCCTCCGCGGGCGCCGCGCCGGCGATCCAGATCCCCCCGCCGCGCCCCAAGAGGAAGCCGGCACACCCTTACCCGCGCAAAGCGGACGGCGCGGCCAAGAAGCCCGCGCCGGAGCTCAAGCGGCTGGAGAAGACGTCCCTGCGCGACCGGGTCCGGGACGAAGGGTCGCCGACGTCGGTGCTTGCCTCGGCGCGCACGGCGTTACGAGCGGAGGTGTCGGGCAGCGTGGTCGCGAACAGCTCGAGCGCCAGCAGGTCGCCAGCCCTGTCTGACGCCGGTTCCAACGAGCGTGGCGACGGCGGCGGCTCGCTGGCCTCCTCGGTGGACCGGGAGGACGGCTGCGCATCGCCAAGGACGAGAGCGCCATGTACCAAG GTGCTCTGTGATGCACACGAAGTGTCGCGTCTAGGATCGGGAGCTCCAGTCGTGAAGCTGTTCGGAAACAAGGTCGTCGTGGTGAAAGTGAAAGACCTGGAAACGGACACTCCGCCTGCGAGCGTTGCCGAGGCAGCCAGAAACGGGAGCCCTACTAACGGTGCCGCAGGAGCGAGCTCGTGGAAACCGTGGCCGGAGCTCACGTGCCTCGTTCCCCGGCGGGACGGCTTCGCGGCGCAACCCATCGTGAGCCCGCCGTGCGCGGTGTTCTACTACCCGCAGGCTTCGGCTCAGGAGCACCAGCAAGCTTCAGAGCCGCTGGATCACAGACGCGCGCAGAGGGAAGGGTCGTCGCCGACAGGTTCGAGCGTGGCCTCCAGCGCCGCCGCGGAGTCCCGCCACGGTCCCGGGCAAGAGAACGCCAGCGACGGCTACGCGGCGCTACGGGCCGCAATCCCGAGGCCGACCAAGCGCGCGAGCTCGGCTTCCTTCGGCGGGAGAGGGTTCGTGCCGTACAAGCGGTGCGCGGCCGAGAGCGAGGCGGCGCGGCCGGTGGCACTGGCACTGGCACCCGGAGAGGAGGCCGACGGCGACCTGACGAGGCTGTGCTTGTGA
- the LOC100273616 gene encoding uncharacterized isoform X2: MPCLEQIPMATGETAVDRREDPRDMDLSGEEHVRPKARKPYTITKRRERWTEEEHGRFLEALQLHGRAWRRIQEHIGTKTAVQIRSHAQKFFTKVVRESSPGSNASAGAAPAIQIPPPRPKRKPAHPYPRKADGAAKKPAPELKRLEKTSLRDRVRDEGSPTSVLASARTALRAEVSGSVVANSSSASRSPALSDAGSNERGDGGGSLASSVDREDGCASPRTRAPCTKVLCDAHEVSRLGSGAPVVKLFGNKVVVVKVKDLETDTPPASVAEAARNGSPTNGAAGASSWKPWPELTCLVPRRDGFAAQPIVSPPCAVFYYPQASAQEHQQASEPLDHRRAQREGSSPTGSSVASSAAAESRHGPGQENASDGYAALRAAIPRPTKRASSASFGGRGFVPYKRCAAESEAARPVALALAPGEEADGDLTRLCL; the protein is encoded by the exons ATGCCCTGTTTGGAG CAAATTCCGATGGCGACCGGCGAGACCGCCGTGGATCGTCGCGAGGACCCCCGCGACATGGATTTGTCAGGGGAGGAGCACGTGCGGCCCAAG GCGCGGAAGCCGTACACGATCACGAAGCGGCGGGAGAGGTGGACGGAGGAGGAGCACGGTCGGTTCCTCGAGGCCCTGCAGCTGCACGGTCGCGCCTGGCGCCGCATACAAG aGCACATCGGCACCAAGACTGCCGTGCAAATCCGGAGCCACGCGCAGAAGTTCTTCACCAAG GTGGTCCGAGAATCGTCGCCAGGAAGCAACGCCTCCGCGGGCGCCGCGCCGGCGATCCAGATCCCCCCGCCGCGCCCCAAGAGGAAGCCGGCACACCCTTACCCGCGCAAAGCGGACGGCGCGGCCAAGAAGCCCGCGCCGGAGCTCAAGCGGCTGGAGAAGACGTCCCTGCGCGACCGGGTCCGGGACGAAGGGTCGCCGACGTCGGTGCTTGCCTCGGCGCGCACGGCGTTACGAGCGGAGGTGTCGGGCAGCGTGGTCGCGAACAGCTCGAGCGCCAGCAGGTCGCCAGCCCTGTCTGACGCCGGTTCCAACGAGCGTGGCGACGGCGGCGGCTCGCTGGCCTCCTCGGTGGACCGGGAGGACGGCTGCGCATCGCCAAGGACGAGAGCGCCATGTACCAAG GTGCTCTGTGATGCACACGAAGTGTCGCGTCTAGGATCGGGAGCTCCAGTCGTGAAGCTGTTCGGAAACAAGGTCGTCGTGGTGAAAGTGAAAGACCTGGAAACGGACACTCCGCCTGCGAGCGTTGCCGAGGCAGCCAGAAACGGGAGCCCTACTAACGGTGCCGCAGGAGCGAGCTCGTGGAAACCGTGGCCGGAGCTCACGTGCCTCGTTCCCCGGCGGGACGGCTTCGCGGCGCAACCCATCGTGAGCCCGCCGTGCGCGGTGTTCTACTACCCGCAGGCTTCGGCTCAGGAGCACCAGCAAGCTTCAGAGCCGCTGGATCACAGACGCGCGCAGAGGGAAGGGTCGTCGCCGACAGGTTCGAGCGTGGCCTCCAGCGCCGCCGCGGAGTCCCGCCACGGTCCCGGGCAAGAGAACGCCAGCGACGGCTACGCGGCGCTACGGGCCGCAATCCCGAGGCCGACCAAGCGCGCGAGCTCGGCTTCCTTCGGCGGGAGAGGGTTCGTGCCGTACAAGCGGTGCGCGGCCGAGAGCGAGGCGGCGCGGCCGGTGGCACTGGCACTGGCACCCGGAGAGGAGGCCGACGGCGACCTGACGAGGCTGTGCTTGTGA